The sequence CTGGCAAAACCGATCAAAACAGAAGGTCCGCCGGCTACACACAGAATAAGAATCCATTGCCAACTGACTAAAGGTGTGGTTTTAAAGATCACCTGTAAAGGAGCGACATAAATTACGCTAAGCTGCATGATCGTGGAAATACAGACAGCTCCAACAAGATAGAGATTGGTAAAGACACCCACTTCAAAGATTCCTCGTTCTTCAGATCGACAATCAAAGACATGGAACAATTGAGAAAATACCAAAGTCGTAAAGGCCATTGTGCGGGCACCTAACATATTAACGCCCATAAAAAGAGCAACTACGAAGACAAAAAGCGTTCCTAAACCAATAAATGTCCCTCTTACTGCAATTTTCGAAGCCAAGCCTCGGGCAAAAATACTTTCACCGGGTTTTCTCGGCGGTCGATTCATGATGCCTGGTTCAGAGCCGTCGACACCTAAAGCCATAGCAGGCAGACCGTCAGTGACAAGATTTACCCACAAAATCTGAATCGGAAGCAAGGGTAGGGGTAATCCTACTAGTGTAGCCAAGAACATGGTCAGGACTTCTCCTAAGTTACAAGAAAGTAAGTAACGAATAAACTTTCGGATGTTATCATAAATACCACGACCCTCTTCCACAGCAGCAACAATGGTTGCGAAGTTATCATCTCCTAAGACCATAGAGGAAGCTTCCTTGGTGACATCTGTCCCCGTCTTCCCCATAGCTACCCCAATATCCGCTTCCTTAACTGCCGGAGCATCATTGACTCCATCTCCCGTCATGGCAACGACTTGACCTCGTTTTTTATAAGCACGGACAATTCTAAGTTTATCCTTCGGGGTCACTCTAGCAAACACTGAGATGTCCATTATGCGTTCACTCAATTCTTGATCAGATGTTCTCTCAAGTTCTGCCCCCGAAACTACGCCTCCATTTTCACCCCGCAAGATTCCTAATTCATGTGCAACAGCTTCAGCAGTTAAACGATGATCCCCTGTAATCATGACTGGCTTTATCCCTGCCTGTCGACAGACTCTGATGGCTTTAACGGCACTGACACGGGGCGGATCAATCATTCCCAGTAATCCAACAAATGTCAACCCTTGTTCTACACCTTCATCAAGTGGTTCAGCGTCCGCCAACGGTTTTTCAGCAACGGCAAGAACGCGAAGGGCATGCCTGGCCATCTCATCATTGGCTCTCATGATGCTTCTCTTCCGTTCATTGGAGAGTTCTACGATCCCTTGACGAGTTAGTTCTTGCTGACAAAGTCGCAATACCATATCCGGTGCTCCTTTGACATAGGCTTTGCGTCCTTGTTTAGTCTCGTAGACTACACTCATACGCTTTCGATCCGAGTCAAAGGGCAGCTCGCCAATTCTCTTTTGTTTTCGCTCCAGAACTTCACGCCAAATTCCCGCTTTGGCAGCAGCCACCAAAATGGCACCTTCTGTGGGATCACCCTCAATCCCCCAGGGAGCATCCTTACCCTTAGAACGAAAGAGTCCGGCAACTTGCACACCTTTCTTGGTGAGGGTAGCATTATTGCATAGTGCTGCAATTTTTAAAGCAGTGTTAAGGGGATCCCGTTCTTTTTCCGGATCAGCTCCCTGGAACTCCCCTTTAGGGTCATACCCTTCCCCAGAAACAGAGATCCGTCGTCCATCGGAATAGATCTGGCGCACTGTCATTTCGTTCTGAGTTAAAGTCCCTGTTTTATCCGAACAAATTACTGTTGCACACCCCAAGGTTTCAACTGCAGGAAGTTTGCGAATAATTGCCTGTCGTTTAACCATGCGCTGTACTCCCACAGCTAAGGCCACTGTGACAATAGCCGGCAAACCTTCCGGTATAGCTGCCACTGCTAGAGAGACTCCCGTAAAGAACATCTTATAGAAATCCTCACCTCTTAAAATCCCCGTTACCACTACAGCTACACAGACTAGAAAACTGATCAGCACCAACCATTTTCCAAGTTCCGCCAAACGTTTTTGCAAAGGGGTTTCTTCGTCTTCCACACTTTGGATCATTCCAGCAATAACACCCATTTCGGTGTCCATTCCGGTAGCAACAACAACCCCCGCTCCGCGGCCATTAACAAGGGCCGTCCCCATATAGCCCATATTTTGACGGTCAGCCATAGGGGTGAATTCATCATGAAGGGGGGAAATACTTTTTGTCACTGGATGTGATTCACCAGTCAGGGCAGACTCCTCCACTTGCATATTGACAGCTTGAATCCAGCGCACATCTGCAGGAATGCGATCCCCCGTATCAACAAGCACAATATCTCCTGGTACAACATCCGTTGCAGGAATTCTTTGTTCCATGCCTTCCCGTAGTACCCTGGCCTCGGGAGCAGTAAGTGAGCGGAGTGATTCCATTGACCGTTCGGCGCGAAACTCTTGTACGAACCCCAAAATGGCATTAATTATGAGAATTGCCAAGATCGTAATTGCATCCGCGATCTCGCCCAAAAGTCCGGAGACTACTGTGGCCGCAAGTAAAACCAACACCATAAAGTCTTTAAACTGCCCAAGGAATAAAAACACAGGATGAGTCCCTTTTTTTACAGCCAGAACGTTTTTCCCGACCTCTTGTAACCGACGCCGAACCTCTTTCAAATTTAACCCTTTAGCTGGATGTACATCCAACGCCTTAGCCACGTCCAGCCAAGGCAATACATGCCATGCCTGTTGCCGCATGCCCTTTTCCTCCTTTTGCTTTATAAACACCGATTAGAAGGAATTTTAGCCTCAAATTATCGGTTAAGTAACAACTGAGAGGCTTTGTCCCTTTTATAGTACATGCTTATTCCTAAAGGTATAGAAAAATGCCTCGTCCCAACAAGTGTGTTATACTAAAAAGTGATTTGACCTGAAAGGATGTATTCATATGGCGTTAGACGGCGTGACCCTCGCCTATTTAGTTAAAGAGCTTGCTCCTTCACTTGTCGGAGCACGTATTGATAAAATATTTCAACCCGAAAAAGATGAAATACATATCCAATTAAGACAGCAAGGATCTAGGCGGCTCCTGCTTAATACAAGTGCCACCTCTCCGCGCTTTCACTTCACCCAAGAAATTAAAAAGAATCCCTCTTCTCCCCCTATGTTTTGTATGATTTTGCGTAAGCATTTAGAGGGTGGCAAACTCATAAGGTTGCATCAAAATGAGCTAGAGCGTGTTATCACCTTTGAATTTCAGAACTATAATGATCGAGGAGATTTAGTCTCTTTGCATCTTTACTTAGAAATCATGGGCAAGCATAGTAATCTCATTCTCGTTGATCCTCAGACCAATACCATTCTTGATGGACTGAAACGTTATTCTCATGCCCTTAGCCAATATCGTGAGGTGTTGCCGGGACGGGCTTATTTGGCCCCTCCCTCTCAGGGAAAACAGCCCCCTCTGGAGGACGAGGAGTTTTGGCGAGCTACTCTTTATAAAGAAGAATTAGAGCATCCGATTACAAGTATCCTCCTAGCCCGTTTTGCCGGGATCAGCCCGGAATTAGCACGAGAAATCGTTATCCAAGCCGGATTAAATGCTGAAATCCGCCTCCATCAGTGTGGAGAGATTGACCTTTCTCGACTTTTTCAAGCATACCGCAGACTCTCCAATCCGGAGGGTATCTCCAATATTCAACCTTGCCTATACTATAAACTCACACCTCGCCCACAACTCTTTGCCTTCAGCTTTCTCCCATTCCAACAGTACCAAGATTTAAAAGTTGAATATGTTCCATCTTTAAATGATGCTATTCAAATTTTCTATCAGTCAAAATCCAATAACAACACCCTTGAATCCAAGCGTGGCTCTTTAAAGAAGATTGTCCAAGAACAATACTCTCATATGAGCAAAAAACTGAAAATATATAGCGAAGCAGAAGAAAGTGCTCAAAAAGGCCTGGCCTATCAAAGATGGGGCGAGCTTCTTACGGCAAACCTCTATCGAATTCCACCTGGATCCTCAGAAGCTTTCGTAGAAGATTACTATGATCCTTCAGGCTCTACCGTTACCATTCCTCTTAACCCTCATATAAGTGCCATTGACAATGCTCAACGCTATTACAAGCTCTATAATAAAGCCAAAGCAACTTTGCTTAAAACAAAGGAACTCAAAGAAGCCTCCCTGGAAGAAATCAGTTACCTAGAGTCCTTACAATATACCTTAAATCAAGCTGCGACTATAACGGAACTAAATGAAATTCATCTCGAACTTGTAGGGCAAGGATATGTAGCCGGAAAAAATATCAAAGAGAATCTCCCATTTAAAAAAGGCCGTTCCAAATCGTCCTCCAAATCTAAGTCTAAAACTCCTAAAGAGATCCCCCAGCCCCGAGTTTATCGTTCCAGTCAAGGGAGAATTATTCTTGTCGGGAAAAATAATGCTCAAAATGATTGGCTTTCCCTACGTAAAGGAAAGCCAACAGATCTTTGGCTCCACACTAAAGTAATTCCAGGTTCCCACGTCCTCGTTCCTCTGGAAGAC comes from Desulfosporosinus meridiei DSM 13257 and encodes:
- a CDS encoding Rqc2 family fibronectin-binding protein — its product is MALDGVTLAYLVKELAPSLVGARIDKIFQPEKDEIHIQLRQQGSRRLLLNTSATSPRFHFTQEIKKNPSSPPMFCMILRKHLEGGKLIRLHQNELERVITFEFQNYNDRGDLVSLHLYLEIMGKHSNLILVDPQTNTILDGLKRYSHALSQYREVLPGRAYLAPPSQGKQPPLEDEEFWRATLYKEELEHPITSILLARFAGISPELAREIVIQAGLNAEIRLHQCGEIDLSRLFQAYRRLSNPEGISNIQPCLYYKLTPRPQLFAFSFLPFQQYQDLKVEYVPSLNDAIQIFYQSKSNNNTLESKRGSLKKIVQEQYSHMSKKLKIYSEAEESAQKGLAYQRWGELLTANLYRIPPGSSEAFVEDYYDPSGSTVTIPLNPHISAIDNAQRYYKLYNKAKATLLKTKELKEASLEEISYLESLQYTLNQAATITELNEIHLELVGQGYVAGKNIKENLPFKKGRSKSSSKSKSKTPKEIPQPRVYRSSQGRIILVGKNNAQNDWLSLRKGKPTDLWLHTKVIPGSHVLVPLEDGEEFPDDKTLEEAAALAIYFSQARGSSQVAVDYTHVKQLKKPNSAKPGMVIYDQNWTLYLTPKQEILEQLIASEEVTD
- a CDS encoding calcium-transporting P-type ATPase, PMR1-type, whose amino-acid sequence is MRQQAWHVLPWLDVAKALDVHPAKGLNLKEVRRRLQEVGKNVLAVKKGTHPVFLFLGQFKDFMVLVLLAATVVSGLLGEIADAITILAILIINAILGFVQEFRAERSMESLRSLTAPEARVLREGMEQRIPATDVVPGDIVLVDTGDRIPADVRWIQAVNMQVEESALTGESHPVTKSISPLHDEFTPMADRQNMGYMGTALVNGRGAGVVVATGMDTEMGVIAGMIQSVEDEETPLQKRLAELGKWLVLISFLVCVAVVVTGILRGEDFYKMFFTGVSLAVAAIPEGLPAIVTVALAVGVQRMVKRQAIIRKLPAVETLGCATVICSDKTGTLTQNEMTVRQIYSDGRRISVSGEGYDPKGEFQGADPEKERDPLNTALKIAALCNNATLTKKGVQVAGLFRSKGKDAPWGIEGDPTEGAILVAAAKAGIWREVLERKQKRIGELPFDSDRKRMSVVYETKQGRKAYVKGAPDMVLRLCQQELTRQGIVELSNERKRSIMRANDEMARHALRVLAVAEKPLADAEPLDEGVEQGLTFVGLLGMIDPPRVSAVKAIRVCRQAGIKPVMITGDHRLTAEAVAHELGILRGENGGVVSGAELERTSDQELSERIMDISVFARVTPKDKLRIVRAYKKRGQVVAMTGDGVNDAPAVKEADIGVAMGKTGTDVTKEASSMVLGDDNFATIVAAVEEGRGIYDNIRKFIRYLLSCNLGEVLTMFLATLVGLPLPLLPIQILWVNLVTDGLPAMALGVDGSEPGIMNRPPRKPGESIFARGLASKIAVRGTFIGLGTLFVFVVALFMGVNMLGARTMAFTTLVFSQLFHVFDCRSEERGIFEVGVFTNLYLVGAVCISTIMQLSVIYVAPLQVIFKTTPLVSWQWILILCVAGGPSVLIGFARLLKNSWQGKTVIAKG